The Bombus fervidus isolate BK054 chromosome 1, iyBomFerv1, whole genome shotgun sequence genome includes a window with the following:
- the L(1)g0004 gene encoding RNA-binding protein pno1, with product MSIDKEEIKNNSETNEFIKPKERKKRHAKENRMEVELISGTEETVKSDITSKKIKIMQDSEQRKISVPAHRYTPLKENWMKIFTPIVEHLQLQIRFNLNTRNIELRTAPETPDIANLQKGADFVKAFIYGFDVEDALALLRLDDLFVETFEIQDVKPLKGDHLSRAIGRLAGKGGRTKFTIENATKTRIVLADSKIHILGSFQNIQLARRAICNLILGSPPSKVYGQLRNIASRVSDRL from the exons atgagtatagacaaagaagaaataaagaataattcaGAAACAAATGAATTCATTAAaccgaaagagagaaaaaagcgaCATGCGAAAGAAAATCGTATGGAA GTCGAACTAATTAGTGGTACAGAAGAAACAGTGAAATCGGATATAACCtcaaaaaagattaaaattatgCAAGATAGTGAACAAAGAAag ATATCTGTACCTGCTCATAGGTATACtcctttaaaagaaaattggatgaaaatatttacaccCATCGTTGAAcatttacaattacaaataAGATTTAATTTGAACACccgaaatatagaattacggacaGCTCCAGAAACTCCTGACATTGCTAATTTACAAAAAGGAGCTGATTTTGTAAAAGCATTTATTTATGGTTTTGATGTGGAAGATGCTTTGGCTTTGTTACGTTTAGACGATTTATTTGTAGAAACATTTGAAATTCAAGATGTAAAGCCTTTGAAAGGTGACCATCTTTCTAGAGCAATTGGAAGATTAGCTGGAAAGGGTGGAAGAACAAAGTTTACAATAGAAAATGCAACAAAGACTAGAATTGTATTAGCAGATAGTAAAATTCATATACTCGGTTCTTTTCAAAACATACAATTAGCAAGAAGGGctatatgtaatttaatctTGGGTAGTCCACCGTCAAAGGTTTATGGACAACTCAGGAATATAGCAAGTAGAGTTTCAGatcgattataa
- the LOC139988789 gene encoding EARP-interacting protein homolog, producing MENDNPVIYGLEFQTRALSAQTAETDIVRFLVGTQSLKFNNNQVHLVELNEETGSLKTQIFHHPVGEIWSLQASPTEPNIFITCYNTLNDDGSCQMKGALWKLPELKEYTNNVENLKNLADIDTTPYGTDLKTIAYHPMDSTKAVSVVDNKFILWDLAENGPQVTTSGTLASKGQPRFTNGKWNPHNGCNQFVTLNENNVRGWDFRNPAEASWTILSAHSQIIRDLDFNVNRQYILSTCGDDGYMKFWDIRSPTEPILSRMEHSHWVWSVRINRFHDQLVLTSSSDSRVILCSIASISSEPFGHIVTPEDDSTQNDYNCKKNKLEDGVVGRYEEHEDSVYAVEWSSADPWTFASLSYDGRLVLNKVPRKYKYQILL from the exons atggaaaatgataACCCTGTAATATATGGCCTTGAATTCCAA ACAAGAGCATTGTCGGCTCAAACAGCAGAAACGGATATTGTCAGATTTTTAGTTGGAACACaatcattgaaatttaataacaatcaAGTTCATTTGGTAGAACTTAATGAAGAAACAGGCAGCTTAAAGACTCAAATATTTCATCATCCTGTTGGAGAAATTTGGTCCTTACAAGCTTCTCCCACGGAGcccaatatatttattacttgttataatactttaaatg ATGATGGTTCTTGTCAGATGAAAGGAGCTCTTTGGAAACTGCCAGAACTGaaagaatatacaaataatgttgaaaatcttaaaaactTAGCAGACATTGATACTACACCATATGGTACAGACCTTAAAACCATTGCTTATCATCCTATGGATTCAACAAAAGCTGTTTCAGTtgtagataataaatttatattgtgGGATCTAGCTGAGAATGGCCCACAG GTTACTACTTCTGGTACTTTAGCTAGTAAAGGTCAACCACGTTTTACAAATGGAAAATGGAATCCTCATAATGGTTGCAATCAATTTGTTACACTGAATGAAAATAATGTTCGTGGTTGGGACTTTAGAAATCCTGCTGAGGCATCCTGGACGATTTTATCTGCTCATTCTCAAATAATTag AGATTTAGATTTTAACGTGAATCGTCAGTATATTTTATCAACATGTGGAGATGAtggatatatgaaattttgggATATTCGGTCACCCACAGAACCTATATTGTCCCGTATGGAACATTCACATTGGGTGTGGAGTGTTCGAATCAACCGTTTTCACGATCAATTAGTTTTAACTTCAAGTAGTGATTCAAGAGTAATATTATGCAGTATTGCATCAATATCTTCAGAACCTTTTGGACATATAGTAACTCCTGAAGATGATAGTACACAAAATGATTACAATTGCAAGAAAAACAa GCTTGAAGATGGGGTTGTTGGTAGATATGAAGAACATGAAGATAGCGTGTATGCAGTTGAATGGTCATCTGCTGACCCTTGGACATTTGCATCATTGAGTTATGATGGTAGATTAGTTCTTAATAAAGTCcccagaaaatataaatatcaaatacttctttaa